A region of Acidisarcina sp. DNA encodes the following proteins:
- the fliS gene encoding flagellar export chaperone FliS — MNLYQQRALEGASGVELTVALYDGIIRFMREAAAAVDRDDVSGRRRAVKRAMDILVHLQGTLRMDLGGKTAETLAEFYTASFALMLQGSMECSKAKFERVIAQVWEVREAWRKVAADPDLAEKTAAELHRLQQASGANPRQQAMQSVVRQSVMVPQEREASSSWTA, encoded by the coding sequence GTGAATCTCTACCAGCAGCGTGCACTTGAGGGGGCCTCCGGCGTAGAGCTTACGGTTGCGCTCTACGACGGCATCATCCGGTTTATGCGCGAGGCAGCAGCCGCCGTGGATCGCGACGATGTCTCTGGCCGCAGACGAGCGGTGAAGCGCGCCATGGATATTCTGGTTCATCTGCAGGGCACGCTGCGCATGGACCTTGGCGGCAAGACTGCGGAGACCCTCGCCGAGTTCTACACCGCTTCCTTTGCCCTGATGCTGCAAGGCTCGATGGAGTGCTCAAAGGCAAAGTTCGAGCGTGTGATTGCGCAGGTGTGGGAGGTTCGCGAAGCGTGGCGCAAGGTAGCCGCCGATCCGGATCTTGCCGAGAAGACTGCCGCCGAACTGCACCGCCTGCAACAGGCCTCCGGTGCAAACCCGCGCCAGCAAGCCATGCAATCCGTGGTCAGACAATCCGTGATGGTTCCGCAGGAGAGGGAAGCGTCGTCGAGTTGGACTGCATAA
- the fliD gene encoding flagellar filament capping protein FliD, which yields MGNVGLNFGSATSGAGFDVTATVNQIVTNLQAVEMPWKTQLTNLANQDAQLSSLGTQLSTLTTDLHNLTDFSGIFAAKQGSSSNTNVLSLTSASTSAVAGTHTVTVQSLAQTSTAASGVVAASDVLAGSVSIQVGSGAVQTVNVNASNPTLAGLAAAINAASIGVTATVLTDTNGARLSVVSSTPGAAGTLTVSSGLTDTTTASSAVSFSQIQTGLDASMLVDGVQLTSASNTVTNAIPGVTFQLLSAPSPASSIQVVITNDTTSVASAIQTFVTDYNKVMKAINTQEGKDSSGNPEPLFGSTVLAQLQQSLQGALNATFGSGAVSSAYSLGITANQDGTISLNTDTLTSMLNTNYSDVSAFFQNAGSFGASFANTLNNLGSSYSTGAITLALNENKSQEANLNDDIARQEALIATQKTNLTAELNAANQILQSIPAQINQINEMYSAITGYSKTQG from the coding sequence ATGGGTAATGTTGGTCTCAATTTTGGCTCGGCAACCAGCGGTGCTGGCTTTGATGTAACCGCGACAGTGAATCAGATCGTCACGAATCTGCAGGCAGTGGAGATGCCCTGGAAGACTCAGTTGACGAACCTGGCAAATCAGGACGCGCAACTCTCCAGCCTGGGGACGCAACTTTCCACGCTTACGACGGATCTGCACAATCTCACCGACTTCTCCGGCATCTTTGCGGCCAAGCAGGGGTCCAGTTCCAACACCAACGTGCTGAGCCTTACTTCGGCGAGCACCTCGGCGGTTGCAGGGACACACACGGTCACAGTGCAGAGCCTGGCCCAGACCTCGACCGCGGCATCCGGTGTTGTGGCTGCTTCCGACGTGCTCGCAGGAAGCGTGTCGATCCAGGTTGGGTCTGGTGCGGTGCAGACTGTGAACGTCAATGCGTCCAATCCCACGCTTGCGGGCCTCGCGGCAGCAATTAATGCGGCCTCCATCGGGGTAACTGCAACCGTGCTGACGGATACAAATGGTGCACGGCTTTCAGTGGTGAGTTCAACTCCGGGTGCAGCGGGAACCTTAACCGTCTCAAGCGGTCTTACGGATACCACCACTGCGTCGAGTGCCGTCTCTTTCTCCCAGATTCAAACCGGGCTAGACGCCAGCATGCTGGTGGACGGCGTGCAGCTTACGAGTGCATCGAATACCGTCACGAACGCGATACCGGGAGTGACCTTCCAACTGCTTTCGGCGCCTTCGCCCGCATCGAGCATACAAGTTGTGATTACCAATGACACAACCAGCGTAGCCTCGGCGATCCAAACTTTTGTCACTGACTACAACAAGGTGATGAAGGCCATCAATACACAGGAGGGCAAGGACTCCTCAGGCAATCCCGAACCGCTCTTCGGTTCGACGGTATTAGCCCAGTTGCAGCAATCGTTGCAGGGGGCGCTGAACGCTACCTTCGGCAGTGGTGCTGTCTCCTCCGCCTATTCACTGGGCATTACCGCCAACCAGGATGGAACTATCTCGCTCAACACCGATACGCTGACCTCGATGCTGAATACGAATTACTCGGATGTGTCGGCTTTCTTCCAGAACGCGGGAAGTTTTGGCGCGAGCTTCGCGAACACCCTGAATAATTTGGGGAGCAGTTACAGCACGGGTGCGATCACCCTGGCCTTGAACGAAAACAAGAGTCAGGAAGCAAACCTGAATGACGATATCGCCCGGCAGGAAGCGCTGATCGCGACCCAGAAGACGAATTTGACCGCCGAACTGAATGCCGCCAATCAGATACTGCAGTCGATTCCCGCGCAGATCAATCAGATTAACGAAATGTACAGCGCGATTACCGGTTACAGCAAGACACAGGGCTAG
- a CDS encoding flagellin: MALGVLNNITAIYAQNNLANTQASLQKTLQQLSSGSRINSGADDAAGLSLANGLQAASSALSQSAKNASQGVDLLQVADGALSQVTNLLNRAVTLATESANGTMNSTQIAAANAEYTNILGEINNINSNTEYNGIKSFGTTAKIYTTDGTTSQTDNSAALKAVDATTLALTAAGFTDQTTAQAELTKITAAINTIASDRGTVGANINTLSAVGNVMKTESTNTLAAENDVTATDYGQATSDMSKFQILSQTGIAALAQANQSQQLITKLLQ, encoded by the coding sequence ATGGCATTGGGTGTCCTGAATAACATCACAGCAATCTATGCGCAGAATAACCTGGCGAACACACAGGCTTCTCTGCAGAAAACCCTCCAGCAGTTGTCTTCTGGTTCGCGCATCAACTCCGGCGCCGATGATGCCGCCGGCCTCTCGCTGGCCAACGGCCTGCAGGCCGCTTCCTCAGCACTCTCGCAGTCCGCGAAGAACGCCTCCCAGGGCGTAGACTTGCTGCAGGTTGCCGATGGTGCGCTCTCGCAGGTTACCAATCTCCTCAACCGCGCCGTTACGCTGGCAACAGAGTCCGCCAACGGTACGATGAACTCTACCCAGATCGCCGCAGCGAACGCGGAGTACACAAATATCCTGGGCGAGATCAACAACATTAACAGCAACACGGAATACAACGGCATCAAGTCTTTCGGTACAACCGCCAAGATTTACACGACCGACGGAACTACCAGCCAAACGGACAACAGCGCAGCTCTGAAAGCTGTTGATGCCACGACATTGGCTCTCACCGCGGCGGGTTTCACGGACCAGACAACAGCACAGGCAGAGTTGACGAAGATCACGGCTGCAATCAATACCATTGCGTCAGATCGCGGTACGGTCGGCGCTAATATCAATACTCTGAGTGCAGTTGGCAATGTCATGAAGACCGAGTCGACCAACACCTTGGCGGCAGAGAACGACGTGACCGCAACCGATTACGGCCAGGCCACCTCGGATATGTCGAAGTTCCAGATCCTGAGCCAGACCGGCATTGCCGCTCTTGCACAGGCCAACCAGTCGCAGCAGTTGATCACCAAACTGCTCCAGTAG